A DNA window from Bradyrhizobium barranii subsp. barranii contains the following coding sequences:
- a CDS encoding glycosyltransferase family 4 protein, protein MPPSPDRPLRILHAVRAPVGGIFRHILDLANGQVDRGHHVGILADSLTGGERADKALAELAPRLKLGVHRLAIRREPSPDDFLVWLRMRRLIAALKPDVTHGHGAKAGAFVRMRRRSNDTIRIYTPHGGSLHYPLNTFKGEFYARLERTLMDATDLFLFESAFARDTYQRIVGTPKGVVHCVFNGVTPEEFEPVSIADDATDLAYVGEFRHIKGADLLVDAVARLHEGGKKVTLTLGGDGEETAALKAQVEKLGLSSAIRFIGHVKARYGFSKGRLLVVPSRGDSMPYVVIEAGAAGIPMIAARVGGIPEIFGHDSPALFAPSNAEAMAEAIAAALDDPQGTAQRAVALRERISAHFSQQAMVDGVLAGYRDAFANH, encoded by the coding sequence ATGCCCCCCTCTCCCGACCGGCCGCTCCGCATCCTGCACGCCGTGCGCGCTCCCGTGGGCGGCATCTTCCGCCACATCCTCGATCTCGCCAACGGCCAGGTCGATCGCGGTCATCACGTCGGGATTCTCGCCGACAGCCTCACCGGCGGTGAGCGCGCGGACAAGGCGCTGGCCGAGCTCGCGCCGCGGCTGAAGCTCGGCGTGCACCGGCTGGCGATCCGCCGCGAACCGTCGCCTGACGATTTTCTGGTGTGGCTGCGGATGCGGCGACTGATCGCCGCGCTCAAACCCGACGTCACGCATGGCCACGGAGCCAAGGCCGGCGCCTTCGTCCGCATGCGGCGGCGATCCAACGACACCATCCGCATCTACACCCCGCATGGCGGCTCGCTGCACTATCCCCTCAACACCTTCAAGGGCGAGTTTTACGCGCGGCTGGAACGCACGCTGATGGACGCGACGGACTTGTTTCTGTTCGAGAGCGCGTTTGCGCGCGACACCTATCAGCGCATCGTCGGCACACCCAAGGGCGTGGTGCATTGCGTCTTCAATGGCGTGACGCCGGAAGAATTCGAGCCTGTTAGCATCGCCGACGATGCCACCGATCTCGCCTATGTCGGCGAGTTCAGGCACATCAAGGGTGCGGATTTGCTCGTCGATGCGGTGGCGCGCCTGCACGAGGGCGGCAAGAAGGTCACGCTCACGCTCGGCGGCGACGGCGAGGAGACGGCGGCGCTGAAGGCGCAGGTCGAGAAGCTCGGTCTCTCCAGCGCCATCCGCTTCATCGGTCACGTCAAGGCGCGCTACGGCTTCTCCAAGGGGCGACTGCTGGTCGTGCCCTCCCGCGGCGATTCCATGCCCTATGTCGTGATCGAGGCCGGTGCGGCCGGCATTCCCATGATCGCGGCCCGCGTCGGCGGCATCCCCGAGATTTTTGGGCATGACAGCCCGGCGCTGTTTGCGCCGAGCAACGCCGAGGCCATGGCCGAAGCGATCGCGGCCGCACTCGACGATCCGCAAGGAACCGCGCAGCGTGCGGTCGCCTTGCGCGAGCGCATCTCCGCGCATTTCTCCCAGCAGGCGATGGTTGACGGCGTGCTCGCGGGTTATCGCGACGCATTTGCCAATCATTAA
- a CDS encoding undecaprenyl-phosphate glucose phosphotransferase, with product MEPLNARSMLDAATSAAAKPADQPFVERRRRLSPAALDVVNQKVARAYSPIVITGFVRLADFALLSLVGIALYVGYVMPLAGSFSWVYPAQIIAVAVAAVVCFQAADIYQVQLFRGQLRQMTRMISSWSFVFLLFIGVSFFAKFGSEMSRLWLAAFYFLGLAALISQRLVLRSLVRAWARQGRLDRRTIVVGSDSNGEQLVEALNAQEDSDIHVLGVFDDRNDSRALDTCAGARKLGKVDDIVEFARRTRVDLVLFALPISAETRILEMLKKLWVLPVDIRLSAHTNKLRFRPRSYSYLGEVPTLDVFEAPITDWDLVMKWLFDRIVGGLALLAALPVMGLVALAVKLDSPGPALFRQKRFGFNNERIDVYKFRSMYHHQADPTASKVVTKNDPRVTRVGRFIRKTSLDELPQLFNVVFSGNLSLVGPRPHAVQGKLQSRLFDEAVDGYFARHRVKPGITGWAQINGWRGEIDNEEKIQKRVEFDLYYIENWSVLFDLVILLKTPVSLLTKNENAY from the coding sequence GTGGAACCGCTCAACGCACGCTCGATGCTCGACGCCGCCACAAGCGCCGCGGCGAAGCCGGCTGACCAACCCTTTGTGGAGCGCCGTCGCCGGCTCTCGCCCGCCGCGCTCGACGTCGTCAACCAGAAGGTCGCCCGCGCCTATTCGCCGATCGTGATCACCGGCTTCGTCCGCTTGGCCGATTTCGCCCTGCTGAGCCTCGTCGGCATCGCGCTCTATGTCGGCTATGTCATGCCGCTCGCCGGTTCCTTCAGCTGGGTTTATCCCGCGCAGATCATCGCCGTCGCGGTCGCCGCCGTGGTCTGCTTCCAGGCCGCCGACATCTATCAGGTGCAGCTGTTTCGCGGTCAGCTCCGGCAGATGACGCGGATGATCTCCTCCTGGTCGTTCGTCTTCCTGCTGTTCATCGGCGTATCCTTCTTCGCCAAGTTCGGCAGCGAAATGTCGCGGCTGTGGCTTGCCGCCTTCTACTTCCTCGGGCTCGCCGCGCTCATCTCCCAACGTCTGGTGCTGCGCTCGCTGGTGCGCGCCTGGGCACGCCAGGGCCGGCTCGACCGCCGCACCATCGTTGTCGGCTCCGACAGCAACGGCGAGCAACTGGTCGAGGCGCTGAATGCCCAGGAGGATTCCGACATCCACGTGCTCGGCGTGTTCGACGACCGCAACGACAGTCGCGCGCTCGACACCTGCGCCGGCGCGCGCAAGCTCGGCAAGGTCGACGACATCGTCGAATTCGCCCGCCGCACCCGGGTCGATCTCGTGCTGTTCGCGCTGCCGATCTCGGCGGAGACGCGCATCCTGGAGATGTTGAAGAAGCTCTGGGTGCTGCCTGTCGACATCCGGCTCTCCGCGCACACCAACAAGCTGCGTTTCCGTCCCCGCTCCTATTCCTACCTCGGCGAGGTGCCGACGCTCGACGTGTTCGAGGCGCCGATCACCGACTGGGACCTGGTGATGAAGTGGCTGTTCGACCGCATCGTCGGTGGCCTCGCGCTGCTCGCAGCCCTGCCGGTGATGGGACTGGTGGCGCTGGCGGTGAAGCTCGACAGCCCCGGCCCAGCGCTGTTCCGTCAGAAGCGCTTCGGCTTCAACAACGAGCGTATCGACGTCTACAAATTCCGCTCGATGTACCACCATCAGGCCGACCCGACCGCCTCCAAGGTCGTGACCAAGAACGATCCACGCGTCACCCGCGTCGGCCGCTTCATCCGCAAGACCAGCCTCGACGAGCTGCCGCAGCTCTTCAACGTGGTGTTCTCGGGCAATTTGTCCCTGGTCGGCCCGCGTCCGCATGCGGTGCAGGGCAAGCTCCAGAGCCGCCTGTTCGACGAAGCCGTCGACGGCTATTTCGCTCGTCACCGCGTCAAGCCCGGCATCACCGGCTGGGCCCAGATCAACGGCTGGCGCGGCGAGATCGACAATGAAGAGAAGATCCAGAAGCGCGTCGAATTCGACCTCTACTACATCGAGAACTGGTCGGTGCTGTTCGACCTCGTCATTCTCCTGAAGACGCCGGTCTCGCTGCTGACCAAGAACGAGAACGCGTATTGA
- a CDS encoding O-antigen ligase family protein: MAYAATAGEVKLAAPAAPGVLAIQRALVWLTGASGAIVFIEPSPYEIVTLLAAVTFFATGLRLRLVLMPLILMLVLLNVGYTISAVPLYEQSEVASWIATSWYMAVTVVFFAMVTSEDTAARLDMLRRGLVVGAMVASLSAVAGYFHLVPGGDDLLTLYGRARGTFKDPNVLGAFLILPALFALQSVVSDKFAKAFRNVIAFGIMSLAILLAFSRAAWGGLVLTSAFMLALMVLTSRTNAQRSRIVVMAIVAAVLGLALIAVLLSFDSTAEMFKQRASFDQSYDEGRFGRFGRHILGAEMALDLPFGIGPLQFHRYFPEDTHNSYLNAFMSGGWLSGVCYPALVFTTVIMGIRHIFVRVPWQRAYLAIFSAFVGTVGESFVIDTDHWRHFWMMLGAMWGMIAAAQAYKIKDNTVPMESER; the protein is encoded by the coding sequence ATGGCGTATGCGGCGACAGCCGGTGAAGTGAAATTAGCCGCACCCGCTGCGCCCGGCGTGCTGGCCATCCAGCGCGCGCTGGTGTGGCTGACCGGCGCCTCCGGCGCCATCGTCTTCATCGAGCCGAGCCCCTACGAGATCGTGACGCTGCTGGCCGCCGTCACCTTCTTCGCGACCGGCCTGCGCCTGCGGCTCGTGCTGATGCCGCTGATCCTGATGCTGGTCCTGCTCAATGTCGGCTACACGATCAGCGCGGTCCCGCTGTACGAACAGTCCGAGGTGGCGAGCTGGATTGCGACCTCCTGGTACATGGCGGTCACCGTCGTGTTCTTCGCGATGGTCACCTCGGAAGACACCGCGGCCCGGCTCGACATGCTCCGCCGCGGCCTCGTGGTCGGCGCGATGGTCGCCTCGCTGTCGGCGGTCGCCGGCTACTTCCATCTGGTTCCCGGCGGAGACGATCTCCTCACACTCTACGGGCGCGCGCGCGGCACGTTCAAGGACCCGAACGTGCTCGGTGCCTTCCTGATCCTGCCGGCGCTGTTCGCGCTCCAGAGCGTGGTCTCCGACAAGTTTGCCAAGGCGTTCCGCAACGTCATCGCCTTCGGCATCATGTCGCTGGCGATCCTGCTCGCGTTCTCCCGCGCCGCCTGGGGCGGACTGGTGCTGACCTCCGCCTTCATGCTGGCGCTGATGGTGCTGACCAGCCGCACCAACGCGCAGCGCTCGCGCATCGTCGTCATGGCGATCGTCGCCGCGGTGCTGGGCCTCGCGCTGATCGCGGTGCTGCTGTCATTCGATTCCACCGCCGAGATGTTCAAGCAGCGCGCGAGCTTCGACCAGAGCTATGACGAAGGCCGCTTCGGCCGGTTCGGCCGGCACATCCTCGGCGCGGAGATGGCGCTCGACCTGCCGTTCGGCATCGGCCCCCTGCAATTCCACCGCTACTTCCCCGAGGACACCCACAACTCCTACCTCAACGCCTTCATGTCCGGCGGCTGGCTCTCCGGCGTGTGCTATCCCGCGCTGGTCTTCACCACCGTGATCATGGGTATCAGGCACATCTTCGTCCGTGTGCCCTGGCAGCGCGCTTATCTGGCGATCTTCTCCGCCTTCGTCGGCACCGTCGGCGAGAGCTTCGTGATCGACACCGACCACTGGCGGCACTTCTGGATGATGCTGGGCGCGATGTGGGGCATGATCGCGGCTGCGCAGGCTTACAAGATCAAGGACAATACCGTTCCGATGGAATCGGAACGGTAA
- a CDS encoding MarR family transcriptional regulator, whose translation MRRSSAQGVLYGQTVANVAGIANSDLECMDILYLEGRVTAGRLAEVTGLTTGAITGVVDRLEKAGLVRRERDEQDRRKVFISVVPETAMKIGQLYVPMQQAMEKVFGAYSDEELRLLLRFATEGYKGVLAATEALKGLLDTPPEKRPDLKLKKLRR comes from the coding sequence ATGCGGCGGTCGTCCGCGCAGGGCGTGCTCTATGGCCAAACGGTTGCGAACGTTGCCGGAATTGCCAATTCCGACCTCGAATGTATGGACATCCTCTATCTTGAAGGACGCGTCACCGCGGGCCGGCTTGCCGAGGTCACGGGGCTGACGACGGGCGCCATCACCGGCGTGGTGGACCGACTCGAGAAGGCCGGGCTGGTGCGCCGCGAGCGGGACGAGCAAGACCGCCGCAAGGTCTTCATTTCCGTCGTGCCCGAGACGGCGATGAAGATCGGCCAGCTCTACGTGCCGATGCAGCAGGCGATGGAGAAGGTGTTTGGCGCCTATTCCGACGAGGAGCTGCGCCTGCTGCTGCGCTTCGCGACCGAGGGCTACAAGGGTGTGCTCGCTGCAACCGAGGCGCTGAAGGGCCTGCTCGATACGCCGCCGGAAAAGCGGCCCGATCTCAAGCTGAAGAAGCTTCGTCGCTAG
- a CDS encoding saccharopine dehydrogenase family protein yields the protein MSSAKFDIVVYGATGFTGQLVAEYLTQHYKGDHALKWAMAGRSLGKLKSVRDAIGAPGNTPLIVADASDAASLKAMAEQTMSVITTVGPYQLYGEELLAACVATGTDYFDLCGEPIWMRQMIDKYEAAAKESGARIVFSCGFDSVPFELGAFVVQEEAKRVFGAPASRVKGRVRDMRGTLSGGTAASAKATFDAVAKDISLIAILNDPFALTPGFTGPKQPKGNRSLLEEDLQSWAAPFMMALINTRNVHRSNMLMGFPYGQDFVYDEMVLTGPGEKGEANAQRVVAANAEKTGPNAPKPGEGPSKEERENGRFDLLYVAIAPDGRMVRAGVTGDRDPGYGSTSKMISECAMCLLRDVTDVPAGFWTPGAAMQHKLIKRLRDNAGLTFEVEA from the coding sequence ATGAGCTCAGCGAAATTCGACATCGTCGTCTACGGTGCGACCGGCTTCACCGGCCAGCTCGTCGCCGAATATCTGACTCAGCATTACAAGGGCGACCACGCGCTCAAATGGGCGATGGCAGGCCGTAGCCTCGGCAAGCTCAAGTCGGTACGCGACGCGATCGGCGCGCCCGGGAATACGCCGCTGATTGTCGCGGATGCGTCGGACGCGGCCTCGCTGAAGGCGATGGCGGAGCAGACGATGTCGGTGATCACCACCGTCGGCCCGTATCAGCTCTATGGCGAGGAGTTGCTCGCGGCCTGCGTCGCCACCGGCACCGATTATTTCGATCTCTGCGGCGAACCGATCTGGATGCGGCAGATGATCGACAAATACGAGGCGGCAGCGAAAGAGAGCGGTGCGCGTATCGTGTTTTCCTGCGGCTTCGATTCCGTGCCGTTCGAGCTCGGCGCGTTTGTCGTGCAGGAAGAGGCCAAACGCGTGTTCGGCGCTCCGGCCTCGCGTGTGAAAGGCCGCGTGCGCGACATGCGCGGCACGCTGTCGGGCGGCACCGCGGCGAGCGCGAAGGCGACCTTCGATGCGGTCGCCAAGGACATCAGCCTGATCGCGATCCTGAACGATCCGTTCGCGTTGACGCCGGGCTTCACCGGCCCGAAGCAGCCGAAGGGCAACAGGTCGCTGCTCGAGGAGGACCTGCAGTCCTGGGCCGCGCCGTTCATGATGGCACTGATCAACACGCGCAACGTCCATCGCTCCAACATGCTGATGGGCTTTCCCTACGGTCAGGACTTCGTCTACGACGAGATGGTTCTGACGGGTCCCGGCGAGAAGGGCGAAGCCAACGCGCAGCGCGTGGTGGCCGCCAACGCCGAGAAGACCGGTCCGAACGCGCCGAAGCCGGGCGAGGGGCCGTCGAAGGAAGAGCGGGAGAACGGCCGCTTCGACCTGCTCTATGTCGCGATCGCGCCCGACGGCCGCATGGTTCGCGCCGGCGTCACTGGCGACCGCGATCCCGGCTACGGCTCGACCTCGAAGATGATCTCCGAATGCGCGATGTGCCTGTTGCGCGATGTGACAGACGTCCCGGCCGGATTCTGGACGCCGGGCGCGGCGATGCAGCACAAGCTGATCAAGCGGCTGCGGGATAATGCTGGGCTGACGTTCGAGGTGGAAGCGTAA
- a CDS encoding DUF169 domain-containing protein codes for MQQQSADRIDLAGLVADLNSLLRLKTTVIGMKLFASAADMEAIPKIRRPNAVHTTDQIVSMAARLGWTVGITADDLVGAQCRAVIGLAPQDEKWLAGENYVGVWHGTAEDARKRQEALDVVPFGQYQALAVSPLASGRLDPPDICLVYATPGQMIILINGLQYTGYKKFEWGVVGETACADSWGRALKTGEPSLSLPCYAERRYGGVPDEEMLMALKPSHLAKAIEGMKALAKNGLRYPIPPYGIQSDVRAGMGVSYAKK; via the coding sequence ATGCAGCAGCAGAGCGCAGACAGGATCGATCTTGCCGGCCTCGTCGCCGACCTCAACAGCCTGCTGCGGCTGAAGACGACGGTGATCGGCATGAAGCTGTTCGCGAGCGCCGCCGACATGGAGGCGATCCCGAAAATCCGGCGGCCGAACGCGGTCCACACCACGGACCAGATCGTCAGCATGGCTGCACGTCTGGGCTGGACGGTCGGTATCACCGCCGACGATCTTGTCGGCGCGCAGTGTCGCGCCGTGATCGGGCTTGCGCCGCAGGACGAAAAATGGCTCGCCGGCGAAAACTATGTCGGGGTCTGGCACGGCACCGCTGAGGACGCGCGCAAGCGCCAGGAGGCGCTGGACGTGGTTCCGTTCGGGCAGTATCAGGCGCTTGCGGTCAGTCCGCTCGCGAGCGGGCGGCTCGATCCGCCCGACATCTGCCTGGTCTATGCAACGCCGGGGCAGATGATCATCCTGATCAACGGGCTGCAATATACCGGCTACAAGAAGTTCGAATGGGGCGTCGTTGGTGAGACCGCCTGTGCGGATTCCTGGGGGCGGGCGCTGAAAACCGGCGAGCCCAGCCTGTCCTTGCCATGCTATGCCGAACGGCGCTATGGCGGCGTGCCGGACGAGGAGATGCTGATGGCCCTGAAGCCCTCGCATCTTGCCAAGGCGATCGAGGGCATGAAGGCGCTGGCCAAGAACGGCCTGCGCTATCCGATTCCGCCCTATGGGATTCAAAGCGACGTCCGCGCCGGCATGGGCGTGAGTTACGCGAAGAAGTAA
- a CDS encoding YdcF family protein, with product MLPINLLIELGILSLLLMATRFAAVGRKLAVTTLVLLALIAFSPIGNLLLYPLESRFPAWDPSRGAPDGIIVLGGSIDTDLSAAHRTPVVAHAADRMLAPADLARRYPNARIVFTGGSANLVATEAREADYTAPILESLGIPKERLILERDSRNTWENAIFTKQLVTPKPGERWLLVTSAFHMPRAMGIFRKAGFDVEAYPVDWRMGGRDGLFAFTRNGADGLGKTDVAVREWIGLLAYRIMGRTGELLPGPGKD from the coding sequence CTGTTGCCGATCAATCTCCTGATCGAGCTCGGAATCCTGTCGCTGCTGCTGATGGCGACGCGGTTTGCTGCGGTCGGCCGCAAGCTTGCCGTGACTACGCTGGTGCTGCTGGCGCTGATCGCGTTCTCGCCGATCGGCAATCTTCTGCTCTATCCGCTGGAGTCGCGTTTCCCGGCGTGGGACCCGTCGCGGGGCGCCCCCGACGGCATTATCGTGCTCGGCGGCTCGATCGACACCGATCTGTCGGCGGCGCATCGCACGCCCGTGGTTGCGCACGCGGCCGATCGCATGCTGGCGCCGGCCGACCTCGCGCGGCGCTATCCGAACGCGCGTATCGTCTTCACCGGCGGCTCGGCGAACCTGGTCGCGACGGAGGCGAGGGAGGCCGACTACACCGCGCCGATCCTGGAAAGCCTAGGCATACCGAAGGAGCGCCTGATCCTCGAGCGCGACTCCCGCAACACCTGGGAGAATGCGATCTTCACAAAGCAGCTGGTGACGCCGAAGCCGGGCGAACGCTGGCTACTGGTCACGTCGGCTTTCCACATGCCGCGCGCGATGGGGATTTTCCGCAAGGCCGGGTTTGACGTCGAAGCCTATCCGGTGGATTGGCGGATGGGCGGGCGCGACGGGCTCTTCGCCTTCACCCGCAATGGGGCCGATGGTCTCGGCAAGACCGACGTCGCCGTGCGCGAATGGATCGGCCTTTTGGCGTATCGCATCATGGGGCGGACCGGCGAGTTGCTTCCGGGACCGGGCAAGGACTAA
- a CDS encoding acetamidase/formamidase family protein, giving the protein MTHHHLHSSPETCHWGFFEAALKPVLTVKSGDEVTVDTISGGPDMLPDRTKFHIPPEMFEVHAKNERMLPGHILTGPIAVEGAEPGDVLAVEILDVQLRQDWAWNMIKPLSGTLPDDFHETRILNIPLDRSRMVGRMPWGLDLALKPFFGVMGVSPPPAWGRISSLVPRAMGGNLDNKELGAGATLFLPVFVPGAMFSCGDGHGVQGDGEVCVTAIETALQGRFRLTLRKDLRFDYPRAETATHYMTMAMDPDLDQCVVRALRDMIVLLGETRNLSREDAYTLCSLAADLRVTQTVNGCKGIHCMIEKAIVHG; this is encoded by the coding sequence ATGACCCATCACCACCTGCATTCAAGCCCCGAGACCTGCCATTGGGGCTTCTTCGAAGCCGCGCTCAAACCCGTCCTCACCGTCAAAAGCGGCGATGAGGTGACGGTCGACACCATCAGCGGCGGGCCCGACATGCTGCCCGACCGCACCAAATTTCACATTCCGCCGGAGATGTTCGAGGTTCACGCCAAGAACGAGCGCATGCTGCCCGGCCACATCCTCACCGGCCCGATCGCGGTCGAGGGCGCCGAGCCCGGCGACGTGCTCGCGGTCGAGATCCTCGACGTCCAGCTCCGGCAGGACTGGGCCTGGAACATGATCAAGCCGCTGTCCGGCACCCTGCCCGACGATTTCCACGAAACGCGCATCCTGAATATCCCGCTCGACCGGTCGCGGATGGTCGGCCGCATGCCCTGGGGCCTCGATCTGGCGCTCAAGCCGTTCTTCGGCGTGATGGGCGTCTCGCCGCCGCCGGCCTGGGGCCGCATCTCGTCGCTCGTGCCGCGCGCGATGGGCGGCAATCTCGACAACAAGGAGCTCGGGGCCGGTGCGACGCTCTTTTTGCCGGTGTTCGTCCCGGGCGCGATGTTCTCCTGCGGCGACGGCCATGGCGTGCAGGGCGACGGCGAGGTCTGCGTCACCGCGATCGAGACCGCGCTCCAGGGCCGCTTCCGCCTGACGCTGCGCAAGGACCTCAGGTTCGACTATCCCCGCGCCGAAACGGCGACGCATTACATGACCATGGCCATGGACCCCGACCTCGACCAGTGCGTGGTGCGCGCGCTGCGCGACATGATCGTGCTGCTCGGCGAGACGCGAAACCTGTCGCGTGAGGACGCCTACACGCTGTGTAGCCTGGCCGCCGACCTGCGGGTGACGCAGACCGTCAACGGCTGCAAAGGCATCCATTGCATGATCGAAAAGGCGATCGTGCACGGCTAG
- a CDS encoding GcrA family cell cycle regulator, with translation MPVLSPTSSPTASSPTWTNERIELLKQHFEAGLTCSEIAADIGVSRNAVIGKLSRLNLTRGRTTDERKLERSLAPRRGTRAVPRLQYEMLATIYGDTDTPVVAGPIDDANRCSLLELAENRCRWPISTPGADDFCFCGNTAPDGQSYCVGHSRLAYRPNSRARVMRG, from the coding sequence ATGCCTGTTCTCTCACCAACTTCTTCACCGACTGCTTCTTCACCGACTTGGACCAACGAACGAATTGAGCTTCTGAAGCAGCACTTCGAGGCCGGCCTCACCTGCAGCGAGATCGCTGCCGACATCGGCGTCAGCCGCAACGCGGTGATCGGCAAGCTGTCCCGGCTCAATCTCACGCGCGGCAGGACGACCGACGAGCGCAAGCTCGAGCGGAGCCTCGCGCCGCGGCGCGGGACGAGAGCCGTACCGCGGCTGCAATATGAGATGCTCGCCACGATCTACGGCGACACCGACACACCTGTGGTCGCGGGTCCGATCGACGATGCCAACCGCTGCTCGCTGCTGGAGCTCGCCGAGAATCGCTGCCGCTGGCCGATCTCGACGCCGGGCGCAGACGACTTCTGCTTCTGCGGCAATACCGCGCCCGACGGCCAGTCCTACTGCGTCGGCCACAGCCGCCTCGCCTACCGGCCGAACTCGCGCGCCCGTGTGATGCGCGGCTGA
- a CDS encoding porin: MKVVKSLLLGTSAVLIAVGGAQAADLPVKAKAVEYVKICTLYGAGFYYIPGSDTCIKLGGYLRAEVALNAGGNYSGSYNGVSAANNRLTNYYSTRAREDLNIDTRTATEYGVVRTYFDAVFTWTTDFTTGSGTAPGATVYSQLGSTGVSAPNNANAGNISGGTLGVYYAFIQFAGFTMGKAVSQFDAPWINYPGNNFDQLVGGSGTTNGVSQFTYTADFGQGVTAAFSAQDQTQAFQTNIWNTAGMTTSSVLGGAYGSNDLGGTRSPDLVAMVRVDQAWGLFQASVAAHDNHVAYYGATEVTGHPEDKWGWAVQLALQIKNIPTGAGDVINISGVYTDGASRYNFQELAATSYSMFGGSGSAYQSIGFAGVSDAVFGPNGQLELTKTYGFRGAYTHNWSPYWNTALYGAWAAVNYSGTAKNMICGSAAFATLTGTCNPDFNIGQIGVITRWTPVKNLTFSADFVYSHLDQKYSGVITTPALASVAKPAATYELKDQDTYSLLLRAQRNW; the protein is encoded by the coding sequence ATGAAAGTGGTGAAGAGCCTTTTGCTCGGCACTTCGGCGGTTCTGATCGCCGTCGGTGGAGCCCAGGCGGCCGATCTTCCGGTCAAGGCCAAGGCGGTCGAGTACGTGAAGATCTGCACGCTCTACGGCGCGGGTTTCTACTACATCCCGGGCAGCGATACCTGCATCAAGCTCGGCGGCTATCTGCGTGCTGAAGTCGCGCTCAATGCCGGCGGCAACTACAGCGGTTCCTACAACGGTGTTTCCGCCGCGAATAACCGCCTGACCAACTACTACTCGACGCGCGCTCGCGAAGACCTCAACATCGATACCCGTACCGCGACCGAATACGGCGTGGTTCGTACTTATTTTGACGCCGTGTTCACCTGGACGACCGATTTCACTACGGGAAGCGGCACGGCGCCGGGTGCGACCGTTTACTCGCAACTCGGAAGCACCGGGGTGTCTGCGCCGAACAACGCAAACGCGGGCAATATCTCGGGCGGTACGCTCGGCGTCTACTACGCCTTCATCCAGTTCGCGGGCTTTACGATGGGTAAGGCGGTGTCGCAGTTCGACGCGCCCTGGATCAACTATCCCGGCAACAACTTCGACCAGCTGGTCGGCGGCAGCGGCACCACCAACGGTGTTTCCCAGTTCACCTACACCGCTGATTTCGGCCAGGGCGTGACGGCTGCGTTCTCGGCGCAGGATCAGACCCAGGCCTTCCAGACCAACATCTGGAACACCGCGGGCATGACCACCTCCAGCGTTCTCGGCGGCGCTTACGGTTCGAACGACCTCGGCGGCACCCGGTCTCCCGACCTGGTCGCCATGGTCCGTGTCGACCAGGCCTGGGGCCTGTTCCAGGCGTCGGTGGCTGCGCACGACAACCACGTCGCCTACTACGGCGCCACGGAAGTCACCGGTCATCCGGAAGACAAGTGGGGCTGGGCCGTGCAGCTCGCTCTGCAGATCAAGAACATCCCGACCGGCGCCGGCGACGTGATCAACATCTCGGGCGTCTATACCGACGGTGCGAGCCGCTACAACTTCCAGGAGCTGGCTGCGACCAGCTACTCGATGTTCGGCGGTTCGGGCAGCGCGTATCAGAGCATCGGCTTTGCCGGCGTGTCTGACGCGGTGTTCGGTCCCAACGGCCAGCTCGAGCTGACCAAGACCTACGGCTTCCGTGGTGCCTACACCCACAACTGGAGCCCGTACTGGAACACGGCGCTCTACGGCGCATGGGCTGCGGTCAACTACAGCGGCACGGCCAAGAACATGATCTGCGGCAGCGCCGCGTTCGCGACCCTGACCGGCACCTGTAACCCGGACTTCAACATCGGCCAGATCGGCGTCATCACCCGCTGGACGCCGGTCAAGAACCTGACCTTCTCGGCTGACTTCGTCTACAGCCACCTCGACCAGAAGTACTCGGGCGTGATCACCACCCCGGCGCTGGCGTCGGTTGCCAAGCCTGCGGCAACCTACGAGCTGAAGGACCAGGACACCTACAGCCTGCTGCTGCGCGCCCAGCGCAACTGGTAA
- a CDS encoding MarR family winged helix-turn-helix transcriptional regulator, whose translation MSATRKEGARLRSIGNLDIIRRFTWEISSINMYLEELRQFWARTLGISGPQWLILMAISDLDKDDGVPVNVVSKLLHVDPSFVTTQSKLLEKKGLLRRRPSPTDARVVRLSLVEKTQKHIASLNEQYKTIREFVFQEFDENELTEFTGKLATLKTRLEKACVRISLDY comes from the coding sequence GTGTCAGCGACCAGGAAGGAAGGGGCGCGCCTCCGCTCCATCGGCAATCTCGATATCATCAGGCGTTTCACCTGGGAAATTTCGTCGATCAACATGTATCTGGAGGAGTTGCGTCAGTTCTGGGCGAGAACGCTGGGCATCAGCGGTCCGCAATGGCTGATCCTGATGGCGATCTCCGACCTCGACAAGGACGACGGCGTGCCCGTCAACGTGGTCTCCAAGCTGCTCCACGTCGATCCGTCCTTCGTCACCACCCAGTCCAAGCTGCTGGAGAAGAAGGGCCTGCTGCGGCGGCGGCCCTCGCCGACCGACGCCCGCGTGGTGCGGCTGTCGCTGGTCGAGAAGACGCAGAAGCACATCGCAAGCCTCAACGAGCAGTACAAAACGATCCGCGAATTCGTCTTCCAGGAATTCGACGAGAACGAACTGACCGAATTCACCGGCAAGCTGGCGACGCTGAAGACCCGGCTCGAAAAGGCCTGCGTCAGGATATCCCTCGACTACTAA